The DNA sequence GGGGGGAGGGTCCAGCTGGTGCAGTCCTCCCTCTCCGATACAGAGAAGACCCTCCAGAAACTGGCAGATATGGGCTTTGATGCGTCGGTTACTGCAAGTGAGAGGTACTTCTTTGAGGAGATAGTCCTGATAACAGCCATGATTTAATAAAAAAATTTTATAACCACCACTGAGCTGGTGTGTCATGTTTTTCCAGTTTTTTTAATCGCCCATCGATTTATGGCGAGTCCCCCGTTTATATACCTACTATGAAATTTTACTGTCGCCTCAAGTAATATGCTGTAGCTGATCCGTAATATATATGAGTTTTTTGTATAGAATTATTATAAGTTAATGGGAGTGTCCAAAGTGAGAGGTTTGTATATACTGTTGCTGGTCGTGCTCCTCCTCGCGGTGTCTGTTAACTCTTCAGCCGCTGCAGACAACTGTACAGTCCTTGAAGCACAGGGGGATGATGTAGCGGGTGCACTGACCCATAATGTTACAGTGGATTCTGAGGGTGTGGTCCTCCAGACAAGGAACTACACCTGCGGACCCGCAGCACTCGTCACCGTCCTCCAGAGACTCGGAGTGAACACCACAGAGGATGAACTCGCAGGCCTTGCCGGAACAACCGAGGACGGGACCACCATGCAGGGCCTCCTGGAAGCCAGCAGGGCCAAGGGAGTGAACGCAACCGGCATGAAACTAAACATATCTGAACTCAAAGAAAACATGATCGCCTATACCATCAATGACGGCACCGGACACTACACCGTAATAAACGGAATCACCAATGACACGGTCAAACTCGCAGATCCAAGCCTCGGGAACATCGAAATGAATATAGAAGAGTTCACTGAGATCTACAGCGGATATGCACTGGTTATAAATGATCCTAATAATCCAAGACAGGTCAACGGAACCACAGAACAAACAAATAATCAAACAGATCAAAGCAACGAGAACACCTCATCAGAAACCATAAATAACCTGACAGATACCACCTCTGATGTGCAGGCAGACAACAGAACTCTGACTGATGAGGAAATGCAGAACATTAAAGGTAAAAAATGGAGGCATAAACATTGGCATCCATGGAAGTGGCGGTGTTCTTATCATTGGCATGGTTGGTATCCTGTGCGTGTCCGTGCCTATTATGGATTCCATATAGTCTCTTATACAGCCCAAATGGTGCGCTGTGCTTGTACGCTGGATGCTGATGGCTTTGACTATTATTATGCTCGCTGTAAGACCTATGGTGATCGCTATATGGATTGGTATCGGCGCGTGGGATATAGGTATGCGGCATGAAGAAATTAAGTGTGGAATATGAGTATCATTCGGAGGTATGTGAAAAATGAAACGGGCATATGTCCTGCTAATTGGTTTGTCAATGCTTCTCATCTCCTTGATAGTACCATTCCCTCTAGCATTGTCCTTTGTTATCCTGGCAGGATTATTTATCGCACATTTCAGTAAGATGGAAGAAAAAGAGGTTAACATGATTATAACAGCCACGGTATCTTTATTCATAGGATTACTGGGAGGATTACTTGGATCGATGATTCACCACAATATTTCATCAACCTGGACACTACTATCTGCTCATGGGGGACTCTTTTTAATAGCCTTAATTGGATACTTTTTCATGGTCCTAATACTGATGACATTAGGATCCATGATAGACAAGGTTATATCGAAAGCTAGATCAAAATCCCTTTGAGTTTCCGCAGACCCCACCACAACATCAATGACACCAGAAGATACCATCAATGACGGCACCGGACACTACACCGTAATAAACGGAATCACCAATGACACGGTCAAACTCGCAGATCCAAGCCTCGGGAACATCGAAATGAATATAGAAGAGTTCGCTGAGATCTACAGCGGATATGCACTGGTTATAAATGATCCCAATAATCCACAGGTCAACGGAACCACAGAACAAACAAATAATCAAACAGATCAAAGCAACGAGAACACCTCATCAGAAACCATAAATAACCTGACAGATACCGCCTCTGCTGTGAAGGCAGACAACAGAACTCTGACTGATGAGGAAATGAAGAACATTAAAGGTAAAAACTGGAAGTACAGGTTAAATCAAAGGTTAAAGAGACAGGGAAGATGGAAAAGAAATGCATGGTACAACCGAAGCTTTAACTGGTGGAGAGTCTACTATGGAGGTGCCTGGGTCTGTGTAGCACCAGGTTACACAAATCATCCCGTGGGTAAGCTTTTTGGTTTCTTAGGGACAGTTTATCTAGGCACCGTGGGAACAGCGCATCTTAACGAAGGGTGGTGGACATATACCTGACATTTAATTTTATTTTTATGAAATAGGAGGAGTATCTAGGATATAAGTGAAAAACATGAAAAAATAATAATGTTACTCCTGTCTGTAGTCTTTTTTGGGATTTTTTTATACATAGAATTTAATTTTTTCCAATACTCAGAGTTAAGATTGTTAATGTTCATGTTAATTGTACTAACTCTTTATGGATATGCCAGACTTCAAAGTATCTATGATACCCCCGCAAGAAGATTAAAACTTTTGTTTTACACAATAGTTCTGGCTTTATTATTTTATATAGTAATACTAACCCGGCAGCCAGCGTTACTAAGAAATACCATGACTATAGTGACTATAGCGGCGTTAATTCTACTTGCATTTGATAAAAAAGAGAAGGTGAAATAGCCAACATAATAGTTATCGACAGATGAGACTAACCCTAACTAAATGAAAGTGTTGAAGTTGCAGATCCAAGGAAAAAGATAGACAATTAACACCCCCACAATTTCCAAGAGATTTACAGGCTACACTACTGTAATCAACCAAGAAACAGATGACATTCCGGCCGTGGACAGCGCAGCTCAAACCAGCACTTAAAACAACCCTAACCAAAGAGAAAATGCAGAACATCAAGGGTAAAGGTGAAGGTTATTCCTTCAAGATCGAAGTTTTTTCACTCTTTGTCTTGGGTGTTTCCTTGGTCTTACATTCATCTTATACGTGACATTAAGAAGAGAGTTCCGAAAGCAGGAGACATCGGTTTGTTCATAGCAAACATCTCATGCTCTTTTAAGTATTCCGCAAACACATCTAATTGTCTGCTCTGCATGCTAGATTGGATATAGATATGCAGCATAAACTTTTATGGGGTTCATTTTATTCCACATATATTAAAACTAGGCGTGGGTGAAGGAAGATGCGGGTTTGTGTGTCATCCTGAACAGTCTTACTTTCCTTAGGGGAGATATTTAATGTATTCCTTAGAGCTGTTTGATGCTCTTTCCCTTTGTGGCTTGTCATAGCCGGCTATTTTATTGCACGTTTCAGCGAAAAAATAGAAAAGACATGGTAATAGTGGCTATGGTATGTCTTTCACTGCATGAGTAGATTACTCATAGCACTAATAATAAATATCCCCTCTTAAAAAGCTTTTCGAGACAAAAACCGCTGAAAAATTGAAGTGTTATTAAGATGCACAATATTATAACCCAACTTTAGGAAAGGAACCAGACATCACGGATGCTCTCACATGGAACAGTGAGAGACGCATGTTACCCCGACCCAGAAATCAAACAATATTGGAGATCCCCAAGTGGATCCCCTGATAAAACCAGGCCCCTACCATTTTTCAAGGATTTGAAAAATGAATTATAGGACCTTTTAAACCGTTTATGGATCACGGAGCAGTATACCATCAAATACCATGACGGCATCGCCCTCCATGTAGGCCCCTAGTTCTGTGCCGTCCTGGTAGACGTCTATTTTAAGTTCCCCTCCTGGAAGGTGCACCAGGACACTGTCATCCAGTTTTTCAAGTTTAACACCCGCAATTACACTGGCTGTGGCCCCGGTGCCGCAGGCCATTGTGGGTCCAGCACCCCTCTCCCAGGTCACCATGATTATCTCAGAGGGGCTCACGACCTCAACAAAGTGGACATTTATCCTCTCAGGAAAGAGGGGATGGTTCTCTATTGCCGGTCCAAGCCTGTCAAGGTCCACGCCCTCCGCATCATCAACGAATATTATGGCGTGTGGATTCCCGACGCTTAGTGCTGTGAGCTTAATGTCCTCACCCTCCACAGGCAGGAACCTGTCTATGAACTCGTATTCCTCAACATCCATGGGTATCTGGTCTGTTTTGAATGTTGCGGTGCCCATATCAACCCTTGATGAGACCACTGCACCATCCTCGACCTCCAGTTCCACGGTCTTGATACCTGCGAGGGTTTCCACCTCCAGTCTCCTCTTCCTCACTATGGCATTGTCATATACAAACTTTGAGAAGCACCTTATACCGTTTCCGCACATCTCTGCCTCGCTTCCATCAGCATTGAATATCCTGAAGCGGATATCCCCTTCGCCGGATGCAGGCTGGACAAATATAACACCATCCGCACCCACAGAGAATCCCCTGGTGCATACCTCCCTTACAAACTCTGGCTTCTTATCCTCAGGTATGCACTCCTGGGCGCTCTCATCTATAACCACATAGTCGTTTCCAAGCCCATGCATCTTGGAAAAGAGTATCATCCTCGTCATCAGATCTACCTCTTCAGAAGTCTTGCAGGTACATTCTGTCCCCTCAGGAGGTCAGAGAAGGTCTCCCTCTCCCTGACAACATCAACCTTGCCTTCCCTCACAAGGACCTCAGCGGGTCTTGGCCTGGAGTTGTACTGGGAGGACATTGAGAAGGAGTAGGCCCCTGCGTTCATGATGGCAAGGACATCGCCCTCATTAATTTCAGGGAGCTGCCTGTCCCTTGCAAAGAGATCCCCTGATTCACACACGTTTCCAGCCACATCCATCTTCTCAGATGGTTCATCCAGGGGTCTTTCAGCCACGAGTATGTGGTGGTAGGATCCATACAT is a window from the Methanothermobacter thermautotrophicus str. Delta H genome containing:
- a CDS encoding C39 family peptidase, with protein sequence MRGLYILLLVVLLLAVSVNSSAAADNCTVLEAQGDDVAGALTHNVTVDSEGVVLQTRNYTCGPAALVTVLQRLGVNTTEDELAGLAGTTEDGTTMQGLLEASRAKGVNATGMKLNISELKENMIAYTINDGTGHYTVINGITNDTVKLADPSLGNIEMNIEEFTEIYSGYALVINDPNNPRQVNGTTEQTNNQTDQSNENTSSETINNLTDTTSDVQADNRTLTDEEMQNIKGKKWRHKHWHPWKWRCSYHWHGWYPVRVRAYYGFHIVSYTAQMVRCACTLDADGFDYYYARCKTYGDRYMDWYRRVGYRYAA
- the dapF gene encoding diaminopimelate epimerase, whose protein sequence is MTRMILFSKMHGLGNDYVVIDESAQECIPEDKKPEFVREVCTRGFSVGADGVIFVQPASGEGDIRFRIFNADGSEAEMCGNGIRCFSKFVYDNAIVRKRRLEVETLAGIKTVELEVEDGAVVSSRVDMGTATFKTDQIPMDVEEYEFIDRFLPVEGEDIKLTALSVGNPHAIIFVDDAEGVDLDRLGPAIENHPLFPERINVHFVEVVSPSEIIMVTWERGAGPTMACGTGATASVIAGVKLEKLDDSVLVHLPGGELKIDVYQDGTELGAYMEGDAVMVFDGILLRDP
- a CDS encoding cysteine peptidase family C39 domain-containing protein, producing the protein MTPEDTINDGTGHYTVINGITNDTVKLADPSLGNIEMNIEEFAEIYSGYALVINDPNNPQVNGTTEQTNNQTDQSNENTSSETINNLTDTASAVKADNRTLTDEEMKNIKGKNWKYRLNQRLKRQGRWKRNAWYNRSFNWWRVYYGGAWVCVAPGYTNHPVGKLFGFLGTVYLGTVGTAHLNEGWWTYT